One stretch of Saccharopolyspora erythraea DNA includes these proteins:
- the grpE gene encoding nucleotide exchange factor GrpE, with protein MAMRGWFRRSGTSPVSGTGAASTASDPEGGPATAPDSDSELGADMTAVDTDALASPLNQALAERATLIQLCMYAMDRARSSGVVERLSDGLGGIGVVALRPDGMRFDPAHHEAGGTMPTDDPALDGMIAETEVLGFADRDRVLRAPIVTVYRLHDTAPR; from the coding sequence ATGGCCATGCGGGGTTGGTTTCGCCGGTCCGGCACTTCACCCGTCAGTGGAACCGGAGCGGCGTCCACCGCGTCGGATCCGGAGGGAGGGCCGGCCACGGCCCCGGATTCCGACTCCGAGTTGGGGGCAGACATGACCGCGGTGGACACCGACGCCCTCGCCAGCCCGCTCAACCAGGCGCTGGCCGAGCGGGCGACGCTGATCCAGCTCTGCATGTACGCCATGGACCGTGCCCGCAGCAGCGGTGTGGTGGAGCGGCTGTCCGACGGGCTGGGCGGGATCGGCGTAGTCGCGCTGCGCCCGGACGGCATGCGCTTCGACCCCGCCCACCACGAGGCGGGCGGCACCATGCCCACCGACGACCCGGCGCTGGACGGCATGATCGCCGAGACCGAGGTGCTCGGCTTCGCCGACCGCGACCGCGTGCTGCGCGCCCCGATCGTCACCGTGTACCGCCTGCACGACACCGCGCCGCGGTGA